The genomic region GCTCAATCATCTGGTGAAGCTCGGCACGCGGAACGCGCGGATGCCGGGCGTGGGCGTCACCCTGGCCGCATGACAGGACCTCAAGGGAGGGACGATGTACGAGAACGTGAAGGGGAGAAGCCCCGGCGCATCCATCGAGCTGGCCTCGAGCGCGAAGTCGAAGTTCGACGAGTTCCTGCGCCGTCAGCTCGGTGTGTCCGATGCGCGTGACCCCAAGGCGGTGGTGTACGCGCTGCGCAAGCTCTACCCGACCACGGCCGCGCGCCTGGACGACGAGAGCAGTGGCCAGCCCATCCGCGTCTCGGCCACGCCCGAGCCGGTCATGGCCCTGATGAATGGCACCCTGGACTCGCCGGGCCAGCGGCGCTTCCGCCAGGAGCGCAAGGCGCTGGTGGACGACCTGGAGATCGCGGTGAACCTGGCCTCCAACCGCGACTTCAAGGCGTCGATGTGCGGCTGGCGCGACTCCATCCTCGCGGAGCTGGACGAGGGCGAGGCCGCGGCGAACATGGCGGTGGACCCCGTGTCGCGCGACCGGGCCTTCTATTCCATCCGCAAGCTGGGGGACACCGCGCGCGTGGCCCGCCTGGTGGGGATGGTGAACCCCACGGTGGTCCAGGAGTTCGGCCGGCTCGCGGCGACCATCGACGACAACGCCACGCTCCTGCGCATCCTGGCGGGCGAGGCGCTCTTCCGCGCCGGCTTCGATAAGGGCGGCACGGTGTTCCAGGTGGCGCTCCAGGACCTGCGCCAGCGCCGCGAGGCGCTCATCAACTCGCTGGAGCAGCTCACCGCCACCTCCATCCAGGAGGGCTACGACGACTGGGGTGACGGCCAGGCGTCCTACGGCAAGCTGTTGGATCAGCTGCGCGCCCGGGGGCAGTCGGACCTGCGCGCCATCGTCCGGCCGGATGCCATGTCGCGGTTGTTGGACGTGCTGCTGAACCACACGCCCCGGCAGAACTCGGAGGACATGCGTGGCATCGCGTCGGCGGTGCCCGTGGAGCTCATCCAGCTGCGGCGCCTGCGGGACGTGGCCGGCAGCCTGCTGGACACGTCCACCACCAGCTTCTCCAACTCCGGCGGCAGCAGCCGAGGCGTCGCGTTGAACGCGAAGGTCCAGGGAGCCTCCGCGCCCCTGGCCGCCTTCACGGAAGCACTCACGCTTTTCATCGACGCGTTCGACCGGCCCAATGCCGGGGCGCGGCTGCTCAACCTGGTGCTCCCCGTCCCGCTGACGTTCCGGGACCTGACGGGCAAGGAGCAGGCGCTGAACGACAAGTTCCGGGATCGCAACGACACCCAGGAGCTCATCGAGGACCTGCTGATGGACCCCAGCACGTCGGTGGAGTTCTGGAAGGAGCTGGCCCGGTTGGATCGCAAGCTCTACCACCTCGACCGGATCATCGACCTGTTCCTGCTGGACTACGACGAGGCCGTGGTGCCGGGCGGCAACCGCGTGGACCTCCACGAGGACATGATCGAGCAGCTGGACGCGAACGTGGACGTCTTCAACGTGAGCCCGGCGTTCCTCCGGGAGCAGTGCGGACTGGAGGAGGACTCGCTGGAGCTGGCGAACACGCTGACCCAGGAGGCGCCCGGCCAGTCGGAGGAAATCGAGGACGACCGGAACCACAAGTACGGCTTCCCGGAGGGCGCGCACTGCAACACCGGCGAGCCGTTCACGGTGCCTCCGCCGATCCGCGTCTCGCTGGACCGCATCGAGAAGGACCTGGAGCCAGGCATCAACCCGGGGGCCGTGGAGCACCCGATGGAAGCGGAGCCGGGCGAGCGGGCGGCACCCGCAACCACGGTGGGTAACGGGGCCAGCCTGAACGACGTGGCCTCGCTCATCGAGAAGAGCCGGGCGCGCATCATGACGGACGTGAAGCAGCAGCTGGAGGCCCAGGGGCCGGAGCTGGCCCGTCAGCTGGAGGCAGCGTTCTCGGATCAGCTCAAAGCCGTGGAGCGCATCATCTCCGGCAAGGGGCGGCACGCTTCGGACGGACAGCCCGCGCCGCCCAACGGGCACACCAAGTCGGGCCACTCCCGCCGCCACGTCCGCCACGCTCGCAAGCCATGAGCGCGCACGCACGGGCCTGAAACCCATTCCTTCAACGTCATTGACCCAGGTGGCATGCCATGAGCATCGGTACGGCAGAAGCCCTTCAGCGGCTGTTCGCGCAGTGGAAGCGGGAAGTCCTCTCCAACGTCACGTCGGATGAGCAGCGCACGGAGCTGCAGAAGCAGCTCTCGCTCCGGGAGGAGGAGCTGCTCACCAGCGCCTCCGACGGCTCGACGGCGTCGCTCTTCTCGGACCTGATGGGGTTGGGCAAGGACGGAGCGCCGTCCTTTGACTCCATCAGCCGGCCGCTGCTCGTCCAGGACTTCGACGAGTCCGTCATCGAGACGCAGCTCCACGCGACCGCGGAGCTCTATTACATCTACCAGCACGAACGGATGAAGGTGTTCCAGGTGGCGGGCGTGCTCCTGCGCCTCTTCCACGACGGGCGCATGCGCATCCAGCGGGGTCCCGGCGCGCGGGCGCTGTACCTGATGGAGAAGCACCAACCGCTGCGTTACAAGCCGCGCGACCGGCAGCTCGCGTACCGGCGCGCGTTCAACTACGGCAGCCTGGCGGCGCCAGCGGGCGCGGTGATGTTCCGCAACTTCCACCGCGAGTTCGTCGCCTTCGTGTCCGCCATCGCGCAGTACTTCCGCGACCTGCTCATTGGTGAAGTCATCCGCGGCTCGCAGCAGCTGAACGAGCGGCCCTTCGCGAGCCAGGCCACCATCCAGCGACTGGGCACGGACATCCGCTGGCAGATTGACCGCGCCACCTACGGCAACATCCTGGCGCTCACGGTGGAGGTGGGCGAGTACCTCAAGACCATCCTCGACGCGATGGAGACGCCGGACATCAAGAAGGCGTTCGACGCGAACACCAAGTGGGACGTGATTGAAGTCGTGTCGCAGCGCTACCTGGGCGGCGCGGGGGAGATTTCGCAGCGCTCGAAGATGGCGGACGCGGGGCGCCTGCTGCTCAACTTCGTGGCGGACAATCCCTTCAAGACGCGCGACTTCAAGGCCTTCCAGACGGAGGTGATGCCGCTGGGGCCGGTGGCGGAAGAGTGGATCGCCGCGTACCGGATGACGCCAGACGGCCGCTCGTTCCGCGGTGTGTCCCCCACCCTGCGCCAGACGCTGGGCATCACCAGCCCCGCGCCGGCGATGCGCTGAAGGAGGGAGGCACGGCATGGACATCCCGCTGCATCCCCTGATGGAGGCGGGCATGGGGGCCGCCTCGGCGCCGCGCACCAACGTGTCGCGGATGGTGGCCTCCGCGGTGGCGGGACAGGTGTCCCATCCCGTCGTGCGCGCGTCGCCGTACCGCATGGGCCGGGATGGGGTGCCCCGGCTGGTGCCGGGCAGCGGCGGCATCGTGCTCAACCGCCGCGTGGGAGACCGCGCGGTGGGGCTGGCGGCGGACCACATGGAAGCGGGTGTGTCGCTGCACAACACGGGGAAGGACGACGTCGGCCAACGCGGTGGCTCCAACCGGGCGCTGATGTTCTATGCGTGCGTGGGCAACCGCGCGCGCGTGACGAGCGGTCCCGCGAGGGGCGCGGTGGGCACCGTGGTGGGAAAGCACGGCGGCATCAACCACGTCATCGTGGACTTCCCGCCCGCGGTGAAGCGCCGGCTGTGCATTGGGGACCGCGTGCAGTTGGACGCGTACGGCCAGGGGCTGGAGCTGCCGGACTTCCCGCAGGTGCGCGCGCTGAACCTGTCGCCCCGGCTGCTTCGGCAATGGGGCGTGCGGACGGAGCGCGGGCGGCTGGTGGTTCCCGTGACGCACACGGTGCCCGCGGAGCTGATGGGTTCGGGGTTCGGGCGTTCGGAGGGCGTGCTGGGGGACCTGGACATCCAGCTGTCGGACGCGCGGCTGGTGCGCAAGCACCGGCTGAATGCGCTCCGGCTGGGGGACCTGGTGGCGGTGTGTCCGTTGGACTACCGCTTCGGGCCTTCGCGGCGGGCGGGGGTCATCACGGTGGGCGTGGTGGTGCATTCGGACAGCAAGGTCGCGGGGCATGGGCCGGGGGTGACGCCGCTGCTCATCTGCCCGGGGGAGTGCGTGCGGCTGGTGTGCCGGCCCCAGGCCAACGTGGCGCTCGTGCTGGGGCTGCGACAGAGCGTGGCGCCGCCGGCGCGCGGGCCGTCACGGGGTCGGGGGTAGGGACACCGCGCCCAGGCAGCGCGACACCATGGCGGCGCGGGTGTCCACGCCCAGCTTGACGAAGATGCGCCGCAGGTGGGCCGCCACGGTCCACGCGCTGATGTTGAGCTTCGTGGCGATCTGCTTGTTGCCCCAGCCCGCGCAGACGCACGAGACGACCTGCAGCTCGCGCGAGGTGAGCAACCGCACGTCGGACGCGGGCGCCGTCGCGGGGCTCGCGGAGGGCTCCGCGGGCACCAGGTGGTAGCGCTGACCGTTGAGGATGAGTTCGCCGGCCAGGACGCGGTTCTGCTCCTGGGGAGCAGCCGGGGCGCCGGGGTCGGGGACCACGAGCAGGACATGGCTCCCGGGAGGAAGAAGCGTCCGCATGGCGTGCGCTAGGAAGGGTCCGCCAGTTCGGGAGAGGTGAGGATGCGCCAGACCTCGGAGGCTTCGCGCGAGCGGCCGGTGGCGCGCAGGTCCTCCGCGAGGCGTTCACCCGCGTGCGCTCCCGCGACGGATGGCTCCGGCCGCTCGCGTGCGAGCGTCACGAGCCGCGTGACGCCGCGGCGGCCGAAGCGAAGCTCGGAGTGGAAGAGCAGGGCCAGCGCGCGAGCCGAAGCGAAGAGTCCACCGGGAGCGTCCACGGCCGTCTCCGCCTGGGCGCAGGAGGCCAGCATGGGGCGCAGCACGTGCGTGACGAGCGTTTCGAGTTGCGCCCGTTGAGCGCCGCGCTCCCGGCCGGCCCGGGCAAGCGCCGCGAGCAGCCGGGGGTCTTCGGCGAGCAGGGCCAGGGCATCGTGGCCTTCGCTGGGGGACGCGAGCCTGGAGCCCAGGAGGCGCAGCGAGGCGGCTGCGTCCGGCTGCGCTGGGGTGGCTTCGAGTCCCAGCCGTCCCAGGCGCGCGTCGAACGCCTCGGGTTCGTGCTGCTTCCAGTGGACGAGCGCGGAGATGAGCAGGGGTCCTGACAATGGCCAGGCGCCCCACCGGGGCTCGCCGCCAGGCTGGGGCTCGGAGGTGACGGAGTCGAACGGGTGCCCGAACCACGTGAGGACGAAGTCCAGAGCGCGGGCCTGGGGTTCCGTGAGGCCTGGTCCCATGACCTCTTCACGAGAGGGTGCGCACGGCCCGCGCACCGCGACGGTGCCGCGATGGATGGGCTTGCCGCCCTCGTTGCCCAGGACGATTCGAGCGCCATCCGGGAAGGTGACCACGGGCCCCTGGAGCCGGAGTTCCTCACGGGCCGCGCGGAAGGGCGAGTCCTGTACTTCCGCTTCGCGGAACCGCGACTCGGTGAAGAAGTCGGTTCCGGAGCGGAGGTGGGCGTTCTCCTCCCGGGAGGTGCGGGCAGGTGCCGACTCGGAGTCCCTGAAGGGGTCTGCTCCGGAGCGCGAGTGATGGTTCGCCTCACGGACCGAACGAGCAGAGGCCGCCTCCAGCGCCGCGAACGGATCCGCACCCTGGCTCGAATGGTGTCTCGCCTCACGTTCCGGACGAGCAGCAGCCGCCTCTGACGCGAGCGGATCCGCACCCCGGCTCGAATGGCGGCTTGCCTCACGATTCGAGCGAGCAGCAGCCGCCTCTGACGCAGTGAACGGAACCGCTCCGGACCTCAGGTGGCGATTTGCATCACGGGCCGAGCGTTCCGATGCCGCCGGCATGAGGGGCGCCTGTTCGCTGAACGGATCCGTCTCAAGGTGATGATCCTCGCGCGCCGCGCGAACGGAATCGACGCCGGATTCCTGTTCGCCGAACGAAGTCGCTTCGCGGCGGTGCTTCTCACGGGCCGCGCGGGACGAAGCGAGGGGGCCGCCCTGCGGCATCCGGGGACGGGGCGCTGACTCAGCGAGCGAACTGCGGCCAGAACGTGGAGGGCGCACTCCCTCGCCAGAAGCGGAGCCTCCACCCTGCGGCATCCGGGATCGGGACACGGACTCGGCGAGCGTGCCGGAACCGGACCGTGGAGGGCGCATGCCTTCACGTGCGGCGCCAGGAGCCTCGGATTCAGCAGGAGTGCGGGGCCTCGATTCGGAGAACGGCTCACGGTCAGGACGCGCAGGGCGCCCCTCCCCCCTGGTCGCGCGAGACGAGGCATGACGGCTGGGCCCCGGTTCGGCGAAACGCTCTGGGTTCTGACGAGGAGGACGCAGCGGCGCACTCGCTGTCCCCGATGATTCGTCTTCCCTCGTGTAAGCAGGAGGCCTGGAGCCGCGA from Corallococcus exiguus harbors:
- a CDS encoding DUF4438 domain-containing protein encodes the protein MDIPLHPLMEAGMGAASAPRTNVSRMVASAVAGQVSHPVVRASPYRMGRDGVPRLVPGSGGIVLNRRVGDRAVGLAADHMEAGVSLHNTGKDDVGQRGGSNRALMFYACVGNRARVTSGPARGAVGTVVGKHGGINHVIVDFPPAVKRRLCIGDRVQLDAYGQGLELPDFPQVRALNLSPRLLRQWGVRTERGRLVVPVTHTVPAELMGSGFGRSEGVLGDLDIQLSDARLVRKHRLNALRLGDLVAVCPLDYRFGPSRRAGVITVGVVVHSDSKVAGHGPGVTPLLICPGECVRLVCRPQANVALVLGLRQSVAPPARGPSRGRG
- a CDS encoding response regulator transcription factor, translating into MRTLLPPGSHVLLVVPDPGAPAAPQEQNRVLAGELILNGQRYHLVPAEPSASPATAPASDVRLLTSRELQVVSCVCAGWGNKQIATKLNISAWTVAAHLRRIFVKLGVDTRAAMVSRCLGAVSLPPTP